The following are encoded together in the Salvelinus alpinus chromosome 37, SLU_Salpinus.1, whole genome shotgun sequence genome:
- the LOC139566087 gene encoding toll-like receptor 13: MRAMFPLFLLFQSVSGWMHPKCHVYNSGEHFPTWNYCPLAEQYTAACRDVTAVEEVLLGLPSNINTLCISMKHGENSSMSLGFFARFQYLKYLFIGGCFPQILPAGNSQGLQNLQHMYFNGLVTGCCDCHIGPNTFRDLVKLSNLTIIGYRLSAMAPDVFHGIPQLQSVSIHEPCVEDLSEILCRIINIMSLTELNVQAPNIQSLNQSNCSILNATERNLTSASLGFGQINHIEEGALACLQNLTRFSGVLNQDVLLRLPLSGIKQIQFLYFSGRTDIDFESICNVVFLLSIKEIHLANVNTSSLSMSSVELCIGLESMGFHGLEAFHSSPHLKLNFISSLKNLKILYVCDQTANSLDLCSFRKQPITWLTRLTFMSRNVQTLFAKQFSCLENLRSLDLSCCFISNIEDFAFFGLANLESLDITQNNITQLYANTFIGLHSLTLLDLRGNPQIYNIEAMSFAQLTCLRQVFLGYLNYPPREPVIKLNLTLVFGDVLSHLTHLYISSGMRPMQLIIGSNVTSKQNLSLQLKGQTVSFEDCDRPFFQSVTHLNADAEEFLCGAEFMGKYFTSVETFVYRSKLSARSVDLTSMNQLIHLKKLTLIQVDLLIQRSADIIFHNLTKLEVLKLSNCRIDSLEGGLTKDFKSLKTLYLRIENIYNVIYSFTEPLSSLKYLILDTLQIFCSCDNAWLIAWAKAYRPVEVIMLNHEVMYKLEDLICLSDNGLDTPNFVKYTEANCTTEVGFVLFAATGLGVLFFMLVVLVHNLAGPYLLPLYYITLGWLSEAMRSNTRGRYHYDAFVSYSGKDERWVVEELLPNLEKRGPPFLRLCLHSRDFQLGKDIVENITDSLYRSRHTLCLVSRHYLRSNWCSLEMKLATSRLQVEQRDILLLVFLEKIPPCRLSPHHRLARLVKTRTYLDWPQDPHQHQAFWDRLWAKLKPPTEA; the protein is encoded by the coding sequence ATGAGAGCTATGTTTCCCCTGTTCCTGTTGTTTCAGAGTGTGAGTGGATGGATGCATCCTAAATGCCACGTTTATAACAGTGGTGAACACTTTCCCACCTGGAACTACTGTCCTTTGGCAGAACAGTACACTGCTGCCTGTCGAGATGTCACAGCCGTCGAGGAGGTTCTGCTTGGACTTCCCTCTAATATCAATACCCTCTGCATATctatgaaacatggtgaaaatagtTCCATGTCTCTGGGCTTTTTCGCTCGTTTTCAGTATTTGAAGTACCTGTTCATTGGAGGCTGTTTTCCTCAAATCCTTCCAGCTGGGAATAGCCAGGGCCTTCAAAATCTGCAACATATGTACTTTAATGGATTGGTCACTGGGTGCTGTGATTGTCATATTGGGCCTAACACATTCAGAGATCTAGTCAAGCTAAGTAATTTGACCATAATTGGTTATAGGCTATCAGCAATGGCACCAGATGTTTTCCATGGCATACCTCAATTACAAAGTGTCTCTATTCATGAACCCTGTGTAGAGGATTTGTCAGAAATACTATGCAGAATAATTAACataatgtcacttacagagttaAATGTACAGGCACCAAATATACAATCATTAAACCAATCAAACTGCTCCATCTTAAACGCCACCGAAAGGAATCTAACAAGCGCTAGTTTAGGTTTCGGTCAAATAAACCATATAGAGGAAGGTGCACTGGCTTGTCTCCAGAACCTGACACGTTTTTCTGGGGTCCTAAACCAGGATGTCCTACTGCGCCTTCCCCTGTCTGGCATTAAGCAAATCCAGTTCTTGTATTTCTCTGGTAGGACTGACATTGATTTTGAAAGTATCtgtaatgtagtgtttttgcttTCAATCAAGGAAATACATTTAGCCAATGTCAATACAAGCAGCCTATCCATGTCCAGTGTGGAATTGTGCATTGGGCTGGAATCTATGGGTTTTCATGGACTCGAAGCCTTCCATTCTTCTCCCCATTTGAAATTGAATTTTATTTCCAGTCTCAAAAACCTTAAAATATTATATGTATGTGACCAGACAGCGAACAGTCTTGACCTCTGCTCCTTCCGAAAACAACCAATCACATGGTTAACACGACTCACTTTCATGTCGAGAAATGTACAAACGCTTTTTGCAAAACAGTTCAGCTGTCTTGAGAACCTGCGGTCTCTAGATTTGTCATGTTGTTTCATTTCAAACATTGAAGACTTTGCTTTCTTCGGATTGGCAAATCTGGAGTCCTTAGACATTACACAAAATAATATAACCCAGTTATATGCAAACACGTTTATTGGTTTACATAGTTTGACATTGTTAGACCTCAGGGGAAATCCACAGATCTACAATATTGAAGCAATGTCTTTCGCACAACTTACGTGTCTAAGACAAGTGTTTCTGGGGTACTTGAACTATCCACCAAGAGAACCCGTGATAAAGCTGAATCTGACACTTGTATTCGGTGACGTTCTGAGTCACCTGACTCATCTGTACATTAGTTCAGGTATGAGGCCAATGCAGTTGATTATTGGCAGTAACGTCACATCTAAACAGAACCTGAGTCTCCAACTCAAAGGCCAGACAGTGTCATTTGAAGACTGTGACAGACCCTTCTTTCAGTCTGTAACCCATCTTAATGCTGATGCTGAAGAATTCCTTTGTGGAGCTGAATTCATGGGAAAGTACTTCACGTCCGTGGAGACATTTGTCTACAGATCAAAGCTTTCAGCTAGAAGTGTGGATTTAACATCAATGAATCAGCTGATTCACCTGAAGAAACTGACTTTAATACAGGTGGATCTTTTAATACAGCGTTCTGCCGACATCATTTTTCACAACCTGACCAAACTGGAGGTTCTGAAACTTTCAAACTGCAGGATTGACTCTTTGGAGGGGGGTTTAACTAAAGACTTTAAATCCTTGAAAACATTATATTTGCGTATCGAGAACATTTATAATGTAATCTACAGCTTTACTGAACCTCTCTCTAGCCTAAAGTATTTGATACTTGATACATTACAGATTTTTTGCAGTTGTGACAATGCTTGGCTCATTGCATGGGCAAAGGCGTACAGGCCGGTTGAAGTGATCATGCTTAATCATGAAGTTATGTATAAATTAGAAGACTTGATATGCTTGTCAGACAATGGACTAGACACACCTAACTTTGTCAAGTACACAGAAGCCAACTGCACAACAGAGGTGGGCTTTGTGCTCTTTGCTGCGACTGGCCTGGGAGTCCTGTTCTTCATGCTGGTGGTGCTGGTCCATAATCTGGCCGGTCCttacctcctccccctctactaCATCACCCTTGGCTGGCTGTCGGAGGCGATGCGATCAAACACCAGGGGGCGCTACCACTACGATGCGTTTGTCTCCTACAGCGGGAAGGACGAACGCTGGGTGGTGGAGGAGCTACTACCCAACCTGGAGAAGAGGGGTCCCCCTTTCCTGCGCCTCTGTCTGCACAGCAGGGACTTCCAGCTGGGGAAGGACATTGTGGAGAACATCACAGACAGCCTCTATCGGAGCCGACACACCCTCTGCCTAGTCAGCCGCCACTACCTGCGCAGTAACTGGTGTTCCCTGGAGATGAAGCTGGCCACCTCCAGGCTGCAGGTGGAGCAAAGGGACATCCTCCTCCTGGTCTTCCTGGAGAAGATCCCCCCTTGCCGGCTATCTCCCCACCACAGGCTGGCTCGCCTTGTCAAGACTAGGACCTATCTGGACTGGCCCCAGGACCCCCATCAGCACCAGGCATTCTGGGACAGACTGTGGGCTAAACTGAAACCTCCAACTGAAGCCTGA